In a genomic window of Pontibacter liquoris:
- a CDS encoding GNAT family N-acetyltransferase yields MQAITPTLTITAMLPEHYEQVKAIYEAGIATNNATLETSAPNWYEWDEKHMLSCRLVALQDGHIVGWAALTSVSGRCVYRGVAEDSVYVHPAHAGKGIGRLLLQQLVAASEQEGIWTLQAHILKENHASIQLHEQCGFRVVGLRERLGQLHGQWRDTYLLERRSNTIGV; encoded by the coding sequence ATGCAAGCAATCACGCCAACGCTTACAATAACGGCTATGCTGCCGGAACATTACGAGCAGGTAAAAGCGATCTACGAAGCAGGCATCGCCACTAACAATGCGACCCTGGAAACCAGCGCACCCAATTGGTACGAATGGGACGAAAAGCACATGCTCTCTTGCCGGCTGGTAGCGTTGCAGGATGGACATATCGTAGGCTGGGCAGCGCTGACGTCAGTGTCGGGCCGCTGCGTGTACCGGGGCGTAGCCGAAGACAGCGTGTATGTGCACCCGGCACATGCTGGCAAGGGAATAGGGCGCTTATTGTTGCAGCAACTGGTGGCGGCCTCAGAGCAGGAAGGCATCTGGACCTTGCAGGCGCATATTTTAAAAGAGAATCATGCCAGTATACAACTGCACGAGCAGTGCGGTTTCCGGGTGGTGGGGCTGCGCGAGCGGCTGGGCCAGCTGCATGGCCAGTGGCGCGACACTTATTTGCTGGAAAGAAGAAGTAATACTATAGGCGTATG
- a CDS encoding ArsI/CadI family heavy metal resistance metalloenzyme produces MKRFHVNVRVKNLEESIAFYNALFATTPTVCKADYAKWMLEDPRINFAISLHPENAGIEHLGIQAESLEELVQVYGNLKKAKGAIREEGKCTCCYAKSEKSWITDPQGVDWEAFYTYGEATIYGEGPNARPAKEATVL; encoded by the coding sequence ATGAAACGATTTCACGTAAACGTAAGAGTAAAGAACCTCGAAGAATCCATCGCCTTTTACAATGCCCTTTTTGCAACAACGCCCACTGTGTGCAAAGCAGATTATGCCAAGTGGATGCTCGAGGATCCGCGTATTAATTTTGCCATCTCGCTGCACCCCGAAAATGCCGGCATCGAGCACCTGGGCATTCAGGCCGAGAGCCTCGAAGAACTGGTTCAGGTATACGGCAACCTGAAAAAAGCCAAAGGCGCCATCCGCGAAGAGGGCAAGTGCACCTGCTGCTACGCCAAATCCGAAAAATCCTGGATCACAGACCCGCAGGGGGTGGATTGGGAAGCCTTTTATACCTACGGCGAAGCCACTATCTACGGAGAAGGCCCTAATGCGCGACCAGCCAAAGAAGCCACGGTCCTTTAG